GTGCAACTTTATACTAATAAGTTAATAAGTTAGTAAATATCTGAGACATTATCTTGGATATTTATTTGCACCCCATTCATTATCATGCCATGGACCATGGGTGCAGCAGTAAGATCCCAACTGATTGATGTTGTTCACGTACAGCGTCCCCTGCAAATATGCGTCCTGTTGGTTCGGTGCACGGAGTTAAAATACATCAGGTACACCGGTACACATGCAAACCTATCCTCCCAAAGCAGAATCAGGTACACGTTGGCACTCCGACAATAAGAAAATAAATCTTGCAGTAACATAAGCTAAGCTAGCATACGCTTCGCAAGATCTACTGATAATTATGTTCAGTTCTTTTTTTCAGAACGGGACGGATGCTACCTGCAGGGTGCAGCAGGCCGCAAGCGCGCCCGTGCTGGTGGTCGGCAATTATAGCGGCCGAGGTGGCCCATCCGCATGACGGGTCAGTCCGGAACCACTCTGCTCCCATTGGGCCGGTTCCTGGGCTTCTTCGTTGGCACAGACCTGGCCACAGACCTGGCCAGGCCCAGCTACCTGTCCTCAAGGCGTCACGCTCGCGTGCACCGCCAGGGTACCATGGCATATTCGGCTATTCGCATTCGTGTTTTAGAAGTCTATTTCAATTcttgtttcagatttgatatctatttttaaaatgtgtttagatacatgtaatattgtGACAAAGAATTACGAAACGGAAGGAATaaaaaagaccaaaatcaaTTACGCTAGCTACCAACTCCATAAGCTGGCCACTGATAATCATAGAGCTGTGATCGCCACGCGTACTATACCGGTTGCTTTCGGCACGTGGACAGCGCCAAACATCTCGCTTTTGGGTTTATCTCTTCTAAATTGCAGAGTAGACTTTTGTGTTTGCAAGGCCCCTTTCGAATCAAGTTGTTAACGGAAAACGACAAACTTTTTCGTCTCCGtccagaaaataaaattaaaaatacTATGGGCTTGCTTGAACGTCTGCCGGTCGTTGAAGCCTATATAGCACAAGTAGTATGATCCACCAGCAATTCAGCTGCGGCGttgcatcttcttccttcctccttcaggctgttgcgCCTCGTCTCCTGCTGTGGCCATGTCGACgccggcccctgttgccgctgccggcgacgaTAACGGGCTGACGCACATCCGCCTGTACATGCACGAGACCATAGCCGGGCCGAAGCCCACGCTGGTGACGTCCGTGAAGTCCCCGCTGGGCGGCAACGCGACGTTCGGGTCCGTGGGCGTCCTGGACAACGAGCTGCGTGACGGGCCGGACCCCAAGAGCTCCACGCTTGTGGGCCGGTTCCAGGGCTTCTTTGCCGAGGCCGGGCTGGTGAGCCCGCCGGGCCTGCTGTCCGCGATGAACATCGTGTTCACGGCCGGTGAGAGGAGCGGAAGCAGCCTGGCCTTGCTGGGCTCCGTGCCGAGCTTCGGGGCCCCGGTCGAGCGCGCCTTGGTTGGCGGCACCGGGGACTTCAGGATGGCGCGTGGCTACTCTGTTATGGTAGATATGGGAAACCCCACGCCGGAGACCGCACTCTTTCAGCTTGATCTGTTTGTGCAAATGCATCATGTAGCTTGATCATTTCTCCGttatatatatcatatattATGTAGCATGTCTTCGCTGTATAAGGCATGTTCATCCTGTGAAGCTCTCAAAATGTTGTTGAACAATAATTTATAACAGGAGGATTGATGGGAAATGTCAAGAAAATTAGTTTTATATTGAGGAGATATTCTAAGGGAGAGACTAATCTaaagagaaaagtatattttccGTGTTCTCAGTTCGTTGAAAAAATAGATGAATTGTCTCTCAATTTCTTTTCATATACGCTTTGTGTACTTTTTGGTAAGTTGGggaatgattttttttctttctattctAACTGATGCTAACATCTCAACTAACCCATAAATGCTGTATCTCATGAAGCTACGTTTGCAATACATCGGTACCATTTAGTCGTTCAGAAGTCTATACTAATCCTGCCCAGAATAAAGTagttgctagctagctagttgtaTATATGATGCATATCCACATATATTCTTGCTCTTACTTAATTTTTGGCCCAACTGGCTGGAGAGTCCACAG
This is a stretch of genomic DNA from Brachypodium distachyon strain Bd21 chromosome 1, Brachypodium_distachyon_v3.0, whole genome shotgun sequence. It encodes these proteins:
- the LOC100832089 gene encoding dirigent protein 2; amino-acid sequence: MSTPAPVAAAGDDNGLTHIRLYMHETIAGPKPTLVTSVKSPLGGNATFGSVGVLDNELRDGPDPKSSTLVGRFQGFFAEAGLVSPPGLLSAMNIVFTAGERSGSSLALLGSVPSFGAPVERALVGGTGDFRMARGYSVMVDMGNPTPETALFQLDLFVQMHHVA